The genome window TGGCCACTGCGGTCAATTACAGGTTCCATTCTTGTAACAGAACGCTTTTAAATCCCTTGATAGGGTGACAGTTTACCAAGTGTTCTAACTACCATCATCTCACTGCATAAATCAGCATATAAATATCCTGTTTATGAATTTGGGCTCTGGAGACTTTGCTGTCACTACTTTTGTCTTGCATGGCCATCGTGTTAAGCACTGATGCCTTAGTTTGGCAATTCAGATGAAACGTTATCACTCTTGGAGCATTTCAGCCACCTTGggtttacttttttcatttatacattttaaaatatttcttctgttttgacaTGGAAATGAATACAACTATTGTGAGATAAAAGGTTGAACacagttgaaaataaaatgttgtgtaaaTTTAAGATGTATGTCCTTGAAGCTTGAATTTAGTTAGGTTTTAGTTTTCATTCAGAGGTATCTTAGAACAACAATACAAGGAACTGTGTCTAGTACTTTGCACATGATGTCACTAACAGAAAGACAAATGCTATTCCATACCCAGTCCATGGCTAAACTGGTTTTTATAGGTCAGACATGTATATTTACAGcggctgttgtttttcttggcTCACAACTCTTACAGAATTCAATATAGACAGGTCACATTGCTCTAATTGTAACCTGTTTGTGGTGGTAGGTAAGCATACATGCCAATGTAAGTGCATTTGTGTAAAGTGGGTGTATGTCAGTGAGTTTGTCACCTGGAGGTGCCCAGCTGTTAGAGTGGTGAGAAAGATAGAAAACCTGCAACACTCAGCACCCAAGAGCAGCAAAGGACAGGTGGATACGACTCCTCAAGGTCACAACAGCCCCAGGCAGACACAAACAAGAGCAGCCATATGCCCCAAACAGACAAAGGTCATCAGTGAAGCAAAGGAGCAAAAAGGTACAGGGTGACATACAGATCAGTAAAACACAGCCATCTCCCACCACATATGCCAAGCTCTTGCAGGGCTCTTGGCACCAAACAAAACTAGTTTTCCTCAGAGAGGCTCCATGTGCTATGTACACGTGAGTGCTGACAGTGGGCACTTCCTCCTACAAATAAAGAGACGATTCAGTCAGCGAAATTTAACTGCAGAGTGATTGAGCTCATATATCCTGAAATACCAACagtaatgtgattatttttctttttcgcTTTCCTTTCAGATTGTGCCAGTTTCGGAAGATTTTAGGATGTCTTGGCCACTGGCtatcatcttcttctttttctatgCCATCAGTTCACTTGCGTCTGCTGGAAAGGTTCTGGTTTTCCCACATGATGGCAGCCACTGGGTGAACATGAAGGTGCTGGTGGAGGAACTGCATTCACGGGGGCATTCTGTGACTGTCATTCGGGCTGCAGACAGCTGGTACATCAGTGAGACGGCTTCCCAATATGAAATCATCACAGTGGATGTCAACTCTGGTGGCAATGAGGATTTCTACCGTCTCTTTGTCTCCGAGGTCATTAGAATTAAAAGAAGCAATGGGTCAGCATGGACCCGTTTCGCTTTAGACATGGAGTTGAAAAACAAGTTCTTTGAATTACACAGAAAGATCTGCGAGGTGATTGTGCACATATTTGAAAGTAAAGAGTTAATGAAGATCCTCCAGGAAGCCAAGTATGACATAGTTTTGACTGACCCTGCAAATGGAGGAGGTGTGTTTTTGGCTCACTACCTTGGCCTACCGATAGTGTTCAACACTCGCTGGACTGTTCACGGTGAAGCACATTTTGCTGTTGCACCTTCTCCTCTTTCCTACGTCCCACTTCCACCATCAGAGCTTACGGATCAAATGAGATTCTTTGAAAGggtgaaaaacatgattttctaCCACATGAGGATGCATCTGTACAAGCAGGTGGTCGCACCACATTACTCTCCTTTAGCTAAGCGCTACTTTGGCCCAGATGTGGACTACTTTTCTCTGTTCCAAGCTGCAGATCTGTGGCTCATGAGAGTGGACTTTGTGTTTGAGTTCCCTCGTCCTACCATGCCAAATGTTGTCTATATGGGAGGGTTCCAGTGTAAACCTGCAAGACCACTTCCTGAACTCCTGGAGAAGTTTGTGCAAAGTTCTGGAGAGCACGGAGTTATCATCATGTCTCTGGGGACTTTAATTGGAGAGCTTCCAAATGACCTGGCAGATGAAATTGCTGCTGGTTTTGCTAACTTACCCCAGAAAGTTATCTGGAGGTATAAGGGTGCCAAACCTCCCTCTTTAGGAAACAATACTTTAATCATAGACTGGATGCCTCAGAACGACCTCCTAGGCCATCcgaaaatcaaactttttgtaAGTCATGGAGGAACAAATGGAATTTATGAGGCCATCTATCATGGGGTTCCAATGGTGGGCATTCCCTTTGTGTTCGATCAAGCCGACAATCTCTCCAGACTCAGAGCTAAAGGAGTTGCAAAGATTTTGGATGTGTCTGacataaatgagaaaaaatttcagaaaactaTTCAGGAAGTCTTGGATGAGCCATCTTACAGGATGAACATGCAGAGACTCTCCCGACTACACAGAGATCAGCAGATAAGGCCACTGGATCGAGCCATCTTCTGGATTGAGTTTGTCATGAGGCACAAAGGTGCTGCTCACCTCAGAACAGAGTCTTACAGGCTGCCCTGGTATACCTATTACTCTTtagatgtcattttatttttaatagcaATTTTTGCactaatgtttttagttttctcctgGTTATTGTGGCACTGCTTCAAATTATGTtgtaaaagaaaagtgaaatcTGACTGACTGGGGCACCAATCACATATAACATTATGTCAACTCACTGTTGGTTCTACTGGGTCCTTTTAGGCTGTCATATGAAACAGACCAAGTGAGCTTTTAAGATAAGTCAACTTAAGTCTCACCACTAAACCTAAATAATTCCTGTAAATGTATTATGAATAATTTCCTTCCCTCAAGGATAGAGTGATGTTACATCAGTCTAAGTttgtagcaaaataaataaatcttcacGGCGCCGGAATGCtaatgctttgttttactttattgtagtaataaaaaaactcaaaatgaaaatattcatatttgtaGAATGCAACAGTTTATTAGATTATATTAAATCCATAAACCTTAACAAGCGGAGCAAAATCTGGCACTGTAATAGATTTCCTCATTTGTCTAGAACCTCACTGTAATTTCATCATTTTACTACAAATATgcgatttattatttataatattttcaaagaacTCATAGAAAAGTGTTAGAATACACATTGCATTGCAGTTTGTTGATACAGGCACAGACCACTCAGGATGTGAACGTGGTATTTTCTGATGGCTGTGGTCTCTTTCAGCAGAATACTGTGTCCTGCAACAGATCATGTGATTCAGGAAGGGTCAAAGGAGCAACACAATGAGTTTGTGATTTTGACTTGGTCTCCAAAGTTACAAGATCCAAGCTAAATGTACATGATTGAATTGGGACAAATCTAAAACGTTGAGACAGCACAATGCACCTTACAGCTGGTAGCTGCTTTGTGCTAGACATCACAAAACACCTTCAGGTGTTCAAAGTATTAGGCATTTGGTCATAATATTATGCCTGATTAGTGTATGCACTCTTTCACTCAAAGTCTCTTACATGCTGTTGTACTGTTTGCATTGAATAATGTGCAGTTATGTTTTCTAGCTTGGCTATCTGACTCAATACGTTTAAGCTGTTGCacaaaatttatatttcaaaatgactggaggctttttttaaaataaacggTGGCATTGAATTTACTGCTGAAATGCTCTGGTTCAAAGAATTTGCTGATGTCTTCAATATCCAGTAGGTGGTGCTATTCATCAGCCCATCTGTTTTCTAAACCTTCTTCATACTGTTTATGGTTGTACTTAAACCAAAGGACAGCTTAGTGGCCAGATAATGTAACATGCAGTTCTTTTGAGTGTACAGCTGGAATCTGGGAAAAGTGCACTCATACATGAGGGAAACACCCAAAGTTTACACAAAAAGGCTCCCAAGCAATTTGCTCTCCAACGTCCCTGTAACCACTAGATCAACAGTAATTTCCTGTAAGTCTGATAAAGTCTCAAAAAAACCAACTCCGGAAGAAAATGTAGTTTCCTCTGTAGCATCACTCTGAGTAATGAAGAGCTTtacaaacacaacataacaTACTGTCAAAGGATTACATGCATAACATACATGCacagtattttatataataactatgtatcttttcatattttgatttaatttgttaatgGAAAAAGATATCCACTAAGTCTGAAAACAagtcaaaaactgaaaaacattctACAAAtactttgttgatttattgtaaaaatgtcaaagaacaACTTTGAAGTTGTCAACACCAAGCTTTCCTGTGATGTACGGCTTATATGGACACAACGTACTGCTCTCTGTCAACTTTGTACCCTCTTATCAATTACACATTTAAGAACCCATAAATACAGCTGCAAAGTCCTTTTCCAGTTTGAATCTGGAATAGACAACACCTTGAAAAAAGAATAATCCTTGAAAGACAAATTTGCACCGGCAGCCAAACAGGTAACCTTTATTTTAGTCTTTGCATGTATTCTTGTGTTAATTTTAGCTGATTTGTTCTAGTGGATCTGTAGAAGGTCAGTTACAGGCAACAGTTTGCATAATCGAGACCTCTGAGCAACACGAGTTAATCTTTTCTATATGGGACCGTacatcagcagaaaaaaaaaaactacagtcacaataattaaacatcttttttgaATCCCACattggtttttattcaatatattatttgtatttgaaaaatacatgtatggtaaaaatatgctaaattattggatgtttattttgcagctTTAGAACACAAAATGCATTGGATCTGGATCAGTCTGATCTGGCTCTGTCCAGTGGTGGTGCATAGTGGGAAAGTACTTGTCCTCCCAGTTGATGGGAGCCACTGGGTGAACATGAAAGTCATCATTGAAGAACTACATTCAAGGGGTCATCAGATTTTTGTTGTGCGACAGACAGACAGCTGGTATATCAAGGAATCCTCCCCGTTCTATACTTCAATTAATACCGACATAGAGTCTGGATTTGATGAAGACTTCATAAAATCATTTGTGACTGAACTGCTGAAAATCCAAAGGGAGGGGAAGTCTGTTTGGACTCGTATCAAACTGGAAATGGAACAAGCACAGAAGATCTCAGAGTTCCACATAAAATCGGCAAAAGGTCTTGAAAAGACTTTTGAGTCCAAAGAGCTGATACAGTCCATGCAAGATGAGAACTATGACCTTGTCCTTACAGATCCTGCTTTACCAATGGGTGTCATACTTGCTCATTACCTCAAACTACCTCTAGTTTTTAATGTGAGATGGACCAGTCACGGCGAAGGCCACTTTTCAATCGCACCTTCTCCTCTCTCATATGTTCCAATGACTGGTACAGAGATGTCtgataaaatgtcttttattcaGAGAGTCCTAAATGTAATGATATTTGCTTTGAATGAATACCAAATTATGTGGCATGTTTTACCATATTATGAAGCCTTATTTGCAAAGTACTTTGGATCAGATTTTGACTATTTATCCATGTTTCAAACTGCAGATCTGTGGCTCATGAGAGTGgactttgtgtttgagtttcCCCGTCCCACTATGCCAAATGTTATCTATATGGGAGGGTTCCAGTGTAAACCTGCAAAACACCTGCCTCAGGACTTGGAGGAGTATGTACAGAGCTCTGGAGAGCACGGAGTTATCATAATGTCTCTGGGAACTTTAATTGGAGATTTACCCCACGATTTAGCTGAAGTAATAGCTGGAGCCTTTGCTAAATTACCTCAAAAAGTCATTTGGAGGTATAAAGGCGTCAGGCCAGCCAATCTGGGAAACAACACTTTAGTGGTAGACTGGATGCCACAGAACGACCTTCTAGGACATTCTAAGATTAAATTGTTTGTGGCTCACGGGGGAACAAATGGTATTCAGGAGGCGATTTATCATGGAGTTCCTATACTGGGTCTTCCTTTGATTTTTGACCAGCCTGATAATCTGCTTAGAATTGAAGTAAGAGGAGCTGGGAAGAATATTCAGATTTCTACTATGACTGAAGACACATTCTTGCAGGGGATACAGGAAGTCCTAACTGAACCCTCCTACAGTATAAATATGCAGAGACTCTCCAGACTGCACAGAGATCAGCCGATGAAGCCCCTGGACCAAGCCATCTGGTGGATAGAGTTTGTCATGAGGAACAGAGGAGCTGCTCACCTGAGAACTGAGTCCTACAGGCTGCCCTGGTATTCCTACCACTGTGTAGATGTGATGCTGTGTTTAGGAGGAGCTGTGCTGGTTATTTTCGGTGTGTTTGCTGTTCTCCTAAAATGTCTGTGGCGTTTGTGcctgaaaaacaagaagaaacaagattgaaaagaaaaaaaactgtggtcaAATGGGAACcagacagatttattttaagtttagaCTTGCAAATTGTAAACCCACAGGCtagattatttgtgttttttgtgaaattgagatgatttaaatgatttggAGAAACACCTGTTCTGGTGTTAGTAATATTAGCCTCTCTATCTGAACTATCTGTTGAATAAAGAATCTTGAGTGAATATTTTaactgcttctgttttttttccaacctcAACACTTAAATCTTTGGTTTTTCTTAGTTgtctagtttatttttctttcctgatGGgctaattttaaagatattggTTATGCTTCTTCATACAACTGAGTTGCAGTGGAACACTGTTTATAGAATTTTACACAGTTTTTGGCATTGctacaaaatgtatttcatcTGAGAGGAAATAGCTGTTTTTATGTGCAGTTCAAGACCCATCAGTTGTGTTTAGGGATGATGCAGACAGCACTGCCAATAAAAACACCAGCATAAGTGAAATATAAAGTGTTGGGTAAAGGAATTCTAGCTCATGACAGctcttaaaattaaaagaaaataatctagcatgtgaaaacaaacttacaaaatgttcttatttttccaGTGAGCTGAAAATTTGCAAGAGATTGTAAGGCTGTAACTCAATAAAGCAGAATTTAGCATTTAAATCCATAAACGTGAGTCTATAGGTAATAATTTTTCAGCAATAGAATAGTCCAACATAACAAGAGTGAACACAATCTCTCATTGAAACCGTGTGTTCGCTGTTGTGGCTTTACGCTTATTTGCCAAAAACTAAAATCCCCCTCTGTGTCAAAAGGTGAAGGCAACAGAATGtctaaaaacaacttttgcaaGGCCACAGATGACCTCTAATCTGCAAACGTCAACCAACAAAGCAAATGAAGCACAATCTATGAGTTACAAATTTAAAGCTGGTTTGACTGTTTGCTACTTATTTCATGGAACTTGTGACTACACGTATTATTGTGCTTTGCTTTGTTGCAAATGAAGTGATGCGTCTGAAGAATCTAAATAATTTGAACAACAGAATTTCAGCTTAATGAAGGCACAAGTGAACTTCCAAACAACAGTATTCTTAACTTCACTATTGATACAACACTTATTTCAATTTGTTCAAGCACTCTGGAAATATGAGGGAAACAATTACACATTTGctacataaaaactgaaacttttagaCATACGCCTTAAATCACAGTTTTTCTAGtaggaaaaatgtaaattatattcAAACTATGACTGTCCAAAACATTTGAGGACTTTACCTCATTTGAAAAATCATtctaatactaaaaataaagggaaaatgCAACCATCACTTTAGAAATGAGTTATTTTGCCTGTTTGCCATGATACAAATTGCCTTCTAAGGACAAGCAGTTATAGAcaatggattgatggatggattttatatAGATTACAACTGTTTGCTGGGGATACTTGGAAATATGTCTCAAAACCTTTAAGAGGTTATATGTATAACAGGAATTTCATTTTAgaggaacatttttattattttttagcataaaagaataataaaggACAAAACAATATTAGCTGCCTGGCGGACACACCTTATGAGGCAATATAgttaacaaattaaacaaaaaaacattgtattaaaaaatacagattaaaaaacataaaagaaatggGTGAAAAGTTTATAAAATGCCACAAAGCAATCtgtgttatatatatatgatttttggaaaaagtttgatatttattCTCACTTTATTCATGCTTGTAACCAGGTAGCAGTTTAAGAAATCAAACTTATTGGTGGGTGGGTATAGCCTACAGACAAAccagttattgtttttaacaaatcttactattttaaaacattttctgtgatttataaTTACAGTGTTTTCCAAAGGTACTTGTAATTGTGCTTCAGAATTCACAACTATGAACTTCAATTATtgtactgaattttatttttctgtgtcaaCATGGACACAGAAAAATAGTGCTGTGTACATTGCACTTTACACAGCAATGTAAAGTGAATAAGGATACCAGATTTGTgagtaaataaagtaaacaataaataaataaaaatctatttcaagTGTGGTATGCATTTGTATTAAACCTCAAATACTGTattgcctgaaaaaaaaatccaccccAACTGGATACCTATGCAAGTCACCTGATATGTGACTTTTATTAGAATCTGACTTTGAGAAACTTAATTTCAATGTAAGTTCTGTAAAGACCTCAGAGGTTGGTCAAAGAACAATAGTCAGGAAGACCAAATAAAACACTAGACAAGTTACTTGCGTTTGGAGAGGGCTCGGTgataaaacaatatccaaaaCTGTTGAATATGACATCATCATTCTGTTGGAATACCTTTTTTTCGAGTAGAAACAGTGATACAGTTAAGTCTAGATGTACAACAATCAGGTCAgttgaatacaaatgtgcaGTCAACttctcaatttttttgttttttctcttccttctaCTTCATATTTGCAagctactttgttttgttctattgTATAAATCCCAAAGGAAATACATTGAATGTTGCAGTCACTttgtggcaaaatgtaaaaatgtttactgggtacaaatacttttgcaaggcgctgAAATTAGATCAGTttgttattattacttatttttaccTGATCAAACATATTTAGTCTCATCTCAACTAtagcaataaaacaaagaaaacagaaaatagcagatttaaaatatattaaccCACACCTTGATTAGGAATGAAATTGCTGCACTGGTGACCCAGGTGAGGAAGCACCAAGAGAGGACATTTATGTATACTCATTCCtcaatatttatacaaaaaacacacaatatttcTTTGAACAGTGTACATGGTGACACCAGTGATCATTCGACACACATTTACTTTAGAGgaatttttcaagaaaaaaaacacaaagagaagtCCAGTTGTGAAATGTCGAAACACTTACATTACTATGACCTGATGGAGAATTTTCAGACAGATTTTCAAATATCTTTAAATGCCCCCAAAATATCCTGGGGGggcgattaaaaaaaactcctgtcAAGTCTTTTTGTGGTATTTACAAAGTGTCTGTGTAGGACAGGGTAGGTCCACTCATGATGTTCTGGTTCGTAGAGAGCTCATCCTGAGCACGGTGAGCTCAGCCACATCTGCATCTTGCATCTCCACCTCCTGTTGGGAGCTTTCTCTGATTACATACACTACCAGACCCACACAGATGAAAATCAGGAGGATTATTCCTATTACCTGGACACAGGAGAGTAAGGTTAGTGAACGCATACATGAAAGAGCTTCCATCATTTGAATACAAGTATATCTGACATAGTGAATACTCTGCCAACTGGACATATCCCACTCAcctgagaaaacacaaacaaccgCTGTGAGCGGAGCATTAATTCTTGTGGGGTGACGTCTCCCTCTGTAACTGGCTCACACCACTTCTGCGGAGCTGCCTTGTCAACAAGGACAAATCTTCCATCCCAGTCTGTCATAGCACAGGCAAAGTACTGGCCGTCCAGGAACAACAAGATCAGCCAAACAACAGCAGGAACGAAACTAGAGAGGGAAACCATTTTCCTGCACCACACGTTGCACCTGCATCCCTGGATGATCTGCATCAAGGTGAAGGCCATGACAGCAGGAATGATGAAGAATGCTGATGAAAACGCTCCATTCCACGTAGGGTTGCAAGGACACTCAAACTCCAGCTCCACGAGCTTCTCTAGTCCCATGAGGATGAACCCAAAAGCCACATTTGATACCAGCGGACTGTTGCTAAGTTCATTTTTCAGCCTGGTAAGCCATTGTTGTCTACTTTCCATACTAAACTGACTAAAGAATGAAGACAACCGCTGCAAAAAGCCCAAAAGATAGTCCACGGTTGTGAACACATTGGCAACAGCTTAGTGATGCGTAATTAACACATCCAGGGGTAAGTTTTACCCTCAGGCAAAATGCTGCCCTTCCACTCCGATTGGCTTTGAACAACGGAGGGTGTGCCCTTGGCGCTGACCTTTCTCTAGCGGATTGGTCTCTGGGAGATTTCAGGTGgggtttcattttaaatgtggtCTCCTATAGAGTACTGGAGGGCGGGGTGTAAAGTGGAGGGAAGTTTGTTCTGCAGTAGAGTACACACATGCACTTTACAACAGTCTAGTAAATAAACATCCTAAAGGTGTGATTGTTT of Xiphophorus couchianus chromosome 4, X_couchianus-1.0, whole genome shotgun sequence contains these proteins:
- the LOC114142735 gene encoding calcium homeostasis modulator protein 6, whose protein sequence is MESRQQWLTRLKNELSNSPLVSNVAFGFILMGLEKLVELEFECPCNPTWNGAFSSAFFIIPAVMAFTLMQIIQGCRCNVWCRKMVSLSSFVPAVVWLILLFLDGQYFACAMTDWDGRFVLVDKAAPQKWCEPVTEGDVTPQELMLRSQRLFVFSQVIGIILLIFICVGLVVYVIRESSQQEVEMQDADVAELTVLRMSSLRTRTS